One window from the genome of Halofilum ochraceum encodes:
- a CDS encoding magnesium transporter, whose product MDRIDPLTARRALTARYLREYPGEAARTLERMAPDEGVASLQAHAVDILRPVWERLSPFAAERLLEALDADRASALLAELEPTVACALLSQMAPQRRAHWLASVDPGIAGELRELLEYPPDCAGRLMSPRLGFFRGDMTVAEASDRLRALSVYDSHTLFLVDDDHIPCGRVTIQALALARLETPLADLAEPIGPWVDALSPREELVEVLGHSRFTDLPVVDAAGRLIGTVPEAGLLAAVQVDAAGDIQAMVGASRDERALSASWFAVRKRLPWLQINLLTAFLAASVVGLFEHTIAQYTALAVLLPVVAGQSGNAGAQALAVTMRGLALREITARHSMLVVLKELRVGSINGLAVAATTALGVYVWSGSWGLSLIIAVSMVLSMVAAGLAGALVPIVLRRLGQDPATASSIILTTVTDVAGFFSFLGIATLFAVLL is encoded by the coding sequence ATGGACCGTATTGATCCGTTGACCGCCCGTCGCGCGCTGACGGCCCGCTATCTCCGCGAATACCCCGGAGAGGCGGCCCGGACGCTTGAACGCATGGCGCCCGATGAAGGGGTCGCGAGCCTGCAGGCGCACGCCGTCGATATCCTGCGCCCGGTCTGGGAACGGCTGAGTCCGTTCGCCGCCGAGCGCTTGCTCGAGGCGCTGGATGCGGATCGGGCGAGCGCGCTGCTCGCGGAACTGGAACCCACGGTCGCCTGCGCACTGCTTTCGCAGATGGCTCCGCAACGCCGGGCCCACTGGCTGGCGTCGGTGGATCCGGGCATCGCCGGGGAACTGCGCGAACTGCTCGAATATCCGCCGGACTGCGCCGGGCGCCTGATGTCTCCACGGCTGGGGTTCTTCCGCGGCGACATGACCGTGGCGGAGGCCTCCGATCGTCTGCGCGCGCTCAGCGTGTACGACTCGCACACGCTGTTTCTGGTCGATGACGACCACATCCCGTGCGGGCGCGTAACGATCCAGGCACTCGCATTGGCGCGGCTTGAAACGCCATTGGCCGACCTGGCGGAACCGATCGGTCCGTGGGTGGACGCGCTGAGTCCGCGCGAAGAACTGGTCGAAGTGCTGGGGCACAGTCGTTTCACCGACCTGCCCGTGGTCGATGCGGCGGGGCGCCTGATCGGCACGGTTCCCGAAGCGGGCCTGCTTGCGGCGGTACAGGTCGATGCGGCCGGCGATATCCAGGCGATGGTGGGCGCGAGTCGTGATGAGCGTGCGCTGTCGGCCTCGTGGTTCGCGGTGCGCAAACGTTTGCCATGGTTGCAGATCAATCTCCTGACCGCGTTCCTTGCCGCATCCGTGGTCGGGCTGTTCGAGCATACGATCGCCCAGTACACCGCGCTGGCGGTCCTGCTGCCGGTGGTCGCCGGGCAGTCGGGGAACGCCGGCGCGCAGGCGCTTGCGGTCACGATGCGCGGTCTGGCGCTGCGTGAGATCACGGCCCGGCATTCGATGCTGGTCGTGCTCAAGGAGTTACGGGTCGGATCGATCAACGGACTCGCGGTCGCGGCAACCACGGCGCTGGGCGTGTATGTCTGGAGCGGATCCTGGGGGCTGTCGCTGATCATCGCCGTTTCCATGGTGCTGTCGATGGTGGCTGCGGGTCTGGCCGGCGCCCTGGTGCCGATCGTGCTGCGGCGGCTGGGGCAGGACCCGGCCACGGCGTCCTCCATCATCCTGACGACGGTGACCGACGTCGCCGGGTTCTTCTCGTTCCTCGGCATCGCGACGCTCTTCGCCGTGCTGCTGTAA
- the truD gene encoding tRNA pseudouridine(13) synthase TruD produces the protein MMEYARAWGGPGGHGDLRTEAADFRVDEVLGFEPGGGGEHAWLWLRKRGTNTEDVAQALARFAGVRRRDVGFSGMKDRHADTGQWFSVHLPGRAEPEWSDVDPTVGVVEHAVRHNRKLRTGSHRANRFALRLRAVEGDRATIDERLAAVRDRGFPNYFGPQRFGHGGENLRRARRLLAPDAIKRARGIHLSAARSWLFNLVLDARVRDGSWIRPAPGDALMLAGTNSVFEYRGDEGDIESRHDRFDLDVTGPLWGIGEQPVGLAAAERERAWLADESELREGLERIAMQARRRALRAVAPDLAWAWHGADLELCFTLGRGIFATSLLDEAVTAVDVSRAGANRSAPTGPLAAGRRGPIGETE, from the coding sequence ATGATGGAGTACGCGCGGGCCTGGGGCGGTCCCGGTGGGCACGGCGATCTGCGCACCGAGGCGGCCGATTTCCGGGTCGACGAGGTGCTCGGCTTCGAGCCCGGTGGCGGCGGTGAGCATGCGTGGCTTTGGTTGCGCAAGCGTGGGACCAATACCGAGGACGTCGCGCAGGCGCTGGCCCGGTTCGCGGGCGTTCGCCGCCGGGACGTCGGGTTCAGCGGTATGAAGGATCGCCACGCGGATACCGGGCAGTGGTTCTCGGTCCATCTCCCCGGGCGGGCGGAGCCGGAGTGGTCGGACGTCGACCCGACCGTGGGCGTCGTGGAGCACGCCGTCCGGCATAACCGCAAGCTGCGTACCGGCAGCCACCGGGCGAACCGGTTTGCCCTGCGCCTGCGTGCGGTCGAGGGCGATCGCGCCACGATCGACGAACGCCTGGCGGCCGTGCGTGACCGCGGTTTCCCCAACTATTTCGGCCCCCAGCGCTTTGGCCACGGCGGCGAGAACCTGCGCCGGGCGCGCCGGCTGCTGGCCCCGGATGCGATCAAGCGTGCGCGTGGGATCCATCTGTCGGCAGCGCGCAGCTGGCTGTTCAACCTTGTCCTCGATGCCCGGGTCCGTGATGGCAGCTGGATCCGACCGGCGCCAGGCGATGCCTTGATGCTGGCGGGTACGAACTCGGTGTTCGAGTACCGTGGGGACGAGGGCGATATCGAAAGCCGGCATGATCGCTTCGACCTGGACGTGACCGGGCCGCTCTGGGGGATCGGGGAACAGCCGGTCGGGTTGGCGGCCGCGGAGCGGGAACGGGCGTGGCTGGCGGATGAGTCCGAGCTGCGGGAAGGCCTGGAGCGGATCGCCATGCAGGCGCGTCGACGCGCCCTGCGCGCGGTGGCGCCGGATCTCGCCTGGGCCTGGCACGGCGCGGATCTCGAACTGTGTTTTACCTTGGGCCGCGGTATTTTCGCGACCAGTCTGCTCGATGAGGCGGTGACCGCCGTCGACGTCAGTCGGGCGGGCGCAAACCGCTCAGCGCCCACCGGGCCTTTGGCAGCAGGCCGCCGCGGACCAATCGGAGAAACGGAATGA
- the carB gene encoding carbamoyl-phosphate synthase large subunit has product MPKRTDIQSILILGAGPIVIGQACEFDYSGAQACKALVEEGYRVILVNSNPATIMTDPGMAHSVYIEPLNWSVVERVIEQEKPDALLPTMGGQTSLNCALDLDRNGVLEKHGVEMIGASKDAIDMAEDRERFRTAMSEIGLDTPTAWIAHSWDQAQEAQARIGFPVIIRPSFTLGGSGGGIAFNREEFEDICKRGLELSPTHEVLLEESVLGWKEFEMEVVRDHADNCIIVCSIENLDPMGVHTGDSITVAPAQTLTDKEYQIMRDASLKVLRKIGVDTGGSNVQFAVNPDNGRLTVIEMNPRVSRSSALASKATGFPIAKVAAKLACGYTLDELRNEITGGAVPASFEPTIDYVVTKVPRFTFEKFPHTQPRLTTQMKSVGEVMAIGRTFQESLQKALRGLETGADGLNEVMPADIDPEDLASTLRRELQEPSDKRIWYVAEAFRHGWSVDQVFDLTWIDRWWLVQIADLIETETALRGTSLAAITAERMWALKRRGFSDHRLATLLATTEDDVRAHRHALGVRPAFKRVDTCAAEFATATAYMYSTYETECESEPSTRNKIMVLGGGPNRIGQGIEFDYCCVHAALALRDDGYETIMVNCNPETVSTDFDTSDRLYFEPLTLEDTLEILLTERPAGVIVQFGGQTPLKLARALEAAGAPIIGTTPDSIDTAEDRDRFQQLIDKLGLKQPPNRTARDPEEARELAAHIGYPLMVRPSYVLGGRAMEIVRSDEDLVRYMREAVLVSNDSPVLLDRFLEDALEVDVDAVSDGTDVFIGGIMEHIEQAGVHSGDSACSLPPYTLDESIQGRLREQMRGMALELGVVGLMNAQFAIQGDEVYVLEVNPRASRTVPFVSKATGVPLAKISARCMAGATLAEQGITGSVTPPYYSVKESVFPFVKFAGVDPLLGPEMKSTGEVMGVGRTFGEAFAKSQMAAGDPLPRSGQAFVSVRDQDKAHATEIAGDLHRFGFEIVATHGTAVAVEAAGIPCKHINKVKEGRPHIVDLIKNDEIALIINTTEGKSAIADSFTIRREALNHRVAYATTIACGRAMCLALSYPEDGRVSRLQDLHQEIV; this is encoded by the coding sequence ATGCCGAAACGCACCGACATCCAGAGCATCCTGATCCTCGGCGCCGGACCGATCGTCATCGGTCAGGCCTGCGAGTTCGACTACTCCGGCGCCCAGGCCTGCAAGGCGCTGGTCGAGGAGGGGTATCGGGTCATCCTGGTGAACTCGAATCCGGCCACGATCATGACCGATCCCGGCATGGCGCACTCGGTGTATATCGAGCCGTTGAACTGGTCGGTGGTCGAGCGCGTCATCGAACAGGAGAAGCCCGATGCGCTGCTGCCGACCATGGGCGGACAGACCTCGCTGAACTGCGCACTCGACCTGGACCGCAATGGCGTGCTGGAGAAGCACGGGGTCGAGATGATCGGTGCCTCCAAGGATGCGATCGACATGGCCGAGGACCGCGAACGGTTCCGTACGGCCATGAGCGAGATCGGCCTGGACACGCCGACCGCCTGGATCGCGCATTCCTGGGACCAGGCCCAGGAGGCGCAGGCCCGGATCGGCTTCCCGGTCATCATTCGCCCGTCGTTCACGCTCGGGGGTTCCGGGGGCGGTATCGCGTTCAACCGCGAGGAGTTCGAGGACATCTGCAAGCGCGGACTCGAACTGTCACCGACGCACGAGGTCCTGCTCGAAGAGTCCGTGCTCGGCTGGAAGGAATTCGAGATGGAGGTGGTCCGCGACCACGCGGACAACTGCATCATCGTCTGCTCGATCGAGAATCTGGATCCGATGGGCGTGCACACCGGCGACTCCATCACGGTCGCGCCGGCACAGACGCTGACGGACAAGGAATACCAGATCATGCGCGACGCCTCGCTGAAGGTGCTGCGCAAGATCGGCGTGGATACCGGCGGCTCGAACGTCCAGTTCGCCGTCAATCCGGACAACGGTCGTCTGACCGTGATCGAGATGAACCCGCGCGTCTCGCGCTCCTCGGCGCTCGCCTCCAAGGCGACCGGCTTCCCGATCGCCAAAGTGGCGGCGAAGCTGGCCTGCGGCTACACGCTCGACGAACTGCGCAACGAGATCACCGGCGGCGCCGTACCGGCCTCTTTCGAGCCGACCATCGACTATGTCGTCACCAAGGTGCCGCGCTTTACCTTCGAGAAATTCCCGCACACGCAGCCGCGCCTGACCACGCAGATGAAATCGGTCGGCGAGGTCATGGCCATCGGCCGGACCTTCCAGGAGTCGCTGCAGAAAGCGCTGCGCGGCCTGGAAACCGGAGCGGATGGCCTCAACGAGGTCATGCCGGCCGACATCGATCCCGAGGACCTCGCCTCGACCCTGCGGCGTGAACTCCAGGAACCGAGCGACAAGCGGATCTGGTATGTCGCCGAAGCGTTCCGGCATGGGTGGAGTGTCGATCAGGTATTCGATCTCACCTGGATCGACCGCTGGTGGCTGGTGCAGATCGCGGATCTGATCGAGACCGAAACGGCACTACGCGGTACGTCGCTGGCGGCGATTACGGCGGAGCGCATGTGGGCGCTCAAGCGGCGTGGTTTCTCGGATCATCGCCTGGCCACGCTGCTGGCCACCACCGAAGACGATGTCCGTGCGCATCGCCATGCGCTCGGGGTGCGGCCGGCGTTCAAACGCGTGGATACCTGCGCGGCGGAGTTCGCCACCGCGACCGCCTATATGTACTCGACCTATGAAACCGAGTGCGAGTCGGAACCGTCCACGCGCAACAAGATCATGGTGCTCGGCGGCGGACCGAACCGCATCGGCCAGGGCATCGAGTTCGACTATTGCTGCGTCCACGCCGCGCTCGCCCTGCGGGACGACGGTTACGAGACCATCATGGTCAACTGCAACCCGGAGACGGTGTCGACCGATTTCGATACCTCGGACCGGCTGTACTTCGAGCCGCTGACGCTCGAGGACACCCTGGAGATCCTGCTGACCGAACGCCCGGCCGGCGTGATCGTCCAATTCGGCGGGCAGACGCCGCTCAAGCTGGCGCGCGCGCTCGAAGCGGCCGGTGCGCCGATTATCGGTACCACGCCGGATTCGATCGACACGGCCGAAGACCGCGATCGCTTCCAGCAGCTGATCGACAAGCTGGGCCTGAAGCAGCCGCCGAACCGCACCGCCCGTGACCCGGAAGAGGCGCGCGAACTCGCGGCCCATATCGGCTATCCGCTGATGGTACGCCCGTCCTACGTCCTCGGTGGACGGGCGATGGAGATCGTCCGCTCGGATGAAGACCTGGTGCGCTATATGCGCGAGGCGGTACTGGTCTCCAATGACTCGCCGGTATTGCTGGACCGTTTTCTGGAGGATGCGCTCGAGGTCGACGTCGACGCGGTGTCGGATGGCACCGACGTGTTCATCGGCGGCATCATGGAGCACATCGAACAGGCCGGCGTGCACTCCGGCGATTCGGCCTGTTCACTGCCGCCGTATACGCTCGATGAGTCCATTCAGGGGCGCCTGCGCGAACAGATGCGGGGCATGGCCCTGGAACTCGGTGTGGTCGGCCTGATGAACGCGCAGTTCGCGATCCAGGGCGACGAGGTCTACGTGCTGGAGGTCAATCCGCGGGCCTCGCGCACGGTGCCGTTCGTGTCCAAGGCGACCGGGGTGCCGCTGGCCAAGATCTCGGCGCGCTGCATGGCGGGCGCGACGCTGGCGGAACAGGGGATCACGGGGTCCGTCACGCCGCCCTATTACAGCGTGAAAGAGTCGGTCTTCCCGTTCGTGAAGTTCGCGGGCGTGGACCCGCTGCTCGGCCCCGAGATGAAGTCGACCGGCGAGGTCATGGGCGTCGGGCGGACGTTCGGCGAGGCGTTTGCCAAGAGCCAGATGGCGGCCGGTGATCCGCTGCCGCGGTCCGGACAGGCCTTCGTCAGCGTGCGCGACCAGGACAAGGCGCACGCGACCGAGATCGCCGGCGATTTGCACCGCTTCGGCTTCGAGATCGTGGCGACGCACGGCACGGCGGTGGCTGTTGAAGCCGCCGGTATTCCCTGTAAACATATCAACAAGGTGAAAGAAGGGCGGCCGCACATCGTCGATCTGATCAAGAACGACGAGATCGCCCTCATCATCAACACGACCGAGGGCAAGTCCGCGATCGCGGACTCGTTCACCATCCGTCGCGAGGCGCTGAACCATCGGGTGGCGTATGCGACCACGATCGCGTGCGGGCGCGCGATGTGTCTGGCGCTCTCGTACCCGGAAGATGGCCGGGTGAGCCGGCTGCAGGATTTGCATCAGGAGATCGTATGA
- a CDS encoding mechanosensitive ion channel family protein, protein MSEEASWLEQPAVSAGRALGEIAGFLPNLVAALILGLLGWLVARFARLLVLRSCRALNRLIGRMPARPFSLFGLTPTVARVIADLAFWVVVFLFLVGIAAALQLDAVSEWLARLAGFLPALLAGGLIIVIGIAGSILLGQLTTAAATPLGGARGHLLGRGVQATVLTLAVVLGIGQMGLDMTLPVALIVVAAASVGGALTLAFALGAVDVVRNLIGAQGLQEHCQLHQRIRIGEVEGEVTEMTATSVILATGEGRVIIPARAFHERPVVLLAPTSDD, encoded by the coding sequence ATGAGTGAAGAAGCATCCTGGCTGGAACAGCCGGCGGTATCGGCGGGCCGCGCCCTGGGCGAGATTGCCGGTTTTCTGCCCAACCTGGTGGCCGCGCTGATCCTGGGGCTGCTCGGGTGGCTGGTGGCGCGCTTTGCGCGGCTGCTGGTGCTGCGCTCCTGCAGGGCACTCAACCGCCTGATCGGGCGCATGCCCGCCCGCCCGTTCTCATTGTTCGGATTGACGCCCACCGTGGCGCGGGTAATCGCGGATCTTGCATTCTGGGTGGTGGTATTCCTGTTTCTGGTCGGGATCGCGGCGGCGCTGCAACTCGACGCGGTCAGTGAGTGGCTGGCGCGGCTTGCGGGTTTCCTGCCAGCGCTGCTCGCCGGCGGGCTCATCATCGTGATCGGGATCGCGGGCAGCATCCTGCTCGGGCAACTGACGACGGCCGCCGCGACCCCGCTGGGCGGCGCCCGCGGCCACCTGCTCGGGCGTGGCGTGCAGGCGACCGTGCTGACGCTGGCGGTCGTGCTGGGTATCGGGCAGATGGGGCTCGATATGACCCTGCCGGTGGCCCTGATCGTGGTGGCCGCGGCCTCGGTGGGGGGTGCTCTGACACTGGCGTTCGCGCTCGGTGCCGTTGACGTGGTGCGCAATCTCATCGGTGCCCAGGGGCTGCAGGAACACTGCCAGCTGCACCAGCGCATACGCATCGGCGAGGTCGAGGGCGAAGTGACCGAAATGACGGCGACCAGCGTCATCCTCGCGACCGGCGAGGGCCGGGTGATCATCCCGGCACGCGCCTTCCATGAACGCCCGGTGGTGCTGTTGGCGCCGACCAGCGATGACTGA
- the carA gene encoding glutamine-hydrolyzing carbamoyl-phosphate synthase small subunit, protein MTVPAILALADGTVFRGRAIGAHGHSVGEVVFNTSMTGYQEILTDPSYSQQIVTLTYPHIGNTGTTFEDEESAHVQAAGLVIRDLPLVASSWRNQETLSGYLERNGVVAIADVDTRALTRRLREHGAQAGCIVAGEAPDEAAAIESARGFPGLAGADLARVVSTREIYPWSEGTWDLDGGNPEPLDPANARYHVVAYDFGVKRNILRLLADRGCRITVVPAETPADEVLALGPDGVFLSNGPGDPEPCDYAIEAIRRFIDADLPTFGICLGHQLLGLACGARTAKMKFGHHGANHPVKDLDTGQVMITSQNHGFAVDLDTLPATLRSTHVSLFDGSSQGLHHTRKPAFSFQGHPEASPGPHDMRPLFDHFIELMDGRAGTAGRA, encoded by the coding sequence TTGACCGTACCGGCAATCCTGGCGCTCGCGGACGGGACCGTCTTCCGCGGCCGAGCAATCGGTGCCCACGGCCACTCCGTTGGCGAAGTGGTCTTCAATACCTCGATGACGGGCTACCAGGAGATCCTGACCGATCCGTCGTACTCGCAGCAGATCGTCACGCTGACCTATCCGCATATCGGTAATACGGGCACCACGTTCGAGGACGAGGAGTCGGCGCACGTGCAGGCGGCCGGTCTGGTGATCCGTGATCTGCCGCTGGTCGCGAGCAGCTGGCGCAATCAGGAGACCCTGTCGGGCTATCTCGAACGCAACGGTGTCGTCGCGATCGCGGATGTCGATACGCGCGCATTGACGCGCCGCCTGCGCGAGCACGGCGCCCAGGCGGGCTGTATCGTCGCTGGCGAGGCGCCCGACGAGGCGGCGGCGATCGAGTCGGCCCGCGGTTTCCCGGGGCTGGCCGGGGCCGACCTTGCACGGGTGGTCTCCACCCGCGAGATCTATCCGTGGTCGGAGGGCACCTGGGACCTGGATGGCGGCAACCCGGAACCGCTTGATCCGGCGAACGCCCGCTACCACGTCGTCGCCTACGACTTCGGGGTCAAGAGGAATATCCTGCGCCTGCTCGCCGATCGTGGCTGCCGCATCACGGTGGTGCCGGCCGAGACACCGGCCGACGAGGTCCTCGCCCTGGGGCCCGATGGCGTGTTCCTTTCCAACGGGCCGGGCGATCCCGAACCCTGCGATTACGCGATCGAGGCGATCCGGCGATTCATCGACGCGGATCTGCCGACGTTCGGCATCTGCCTTGGCCACCAGCTGTTGGGACTGGCCTGCGGTGCCCGCACCGCCAAGATGAAGTTCGGCCATCACGGCGCCAACCATCCGGTGAAAGACCTGGATACCGGGCAGGTGATGATCACCTCGCAGAATCACGGCTTCGCGGTGGACCTGGATACGCTGCCGGCGACCCTGCGGAGCACCCATGTGTCGCTTTTCGATGGCTCTTCCCAGGGACTGCACCACACGCGGAAGCCGGCCTTCAGCTTCCAGGGGCACCCCGAAGCGAGCCCGGGACCGCACGATATGCGGCCACTGTTCGATCATTTCATCGAGCTGATGGATGGCCGCGCCGGCACGGCGGGCAGAGCATAG
- a CDS encoding magnesium transporter MgtE N-terminal domain-containing protein — translation MTDPDALTLAYLDTRPVDAARVLEQLEPAAVGAFLTTVPVRLAAEPLAAMAPWRAGRALAAMEPARAAALIEAIPAQRCPYFLRAIAPEAREAILEQVPTRRARALRRQLRFAATLVGAHMHAETATARADSTVSEAIALVRATPGPVQVHVVDERERPVGVVPLAALLASAGERSIDALVDRDCPPLAADLPLTQVDPVEGWEGWPERPVVDSARRLVGCITLARILAARREPVAEISAGAGPGGVLVHAYAAAARGLGHTLAGLVAGRGGRHGPY, via the coding sequence ATGACTGATCCCGACGCGCTGACACTGGCGTACCTCGACACGCGCCCCGTGGACGCCGCCCGCGTCCTCGAACAGCTCGAGCCGGCGGCGGTGGGGGCATTCCTCACGACGGTGCCGGTGCGCCTGGCCGCCGAGCCGCTCGCGGCGATGGCGCCATGGCGGGCCGGCCGTGCGCTCGCGGCGATGGAACCGGCGCGCGCGGCCGCGCTGATCGAGGCCATCCCCGCCCAGCGCTGTCCTTATTTCCTGCGGGCGATCGCCCCGGAGGCGCGTGAGGCGATCCTCGAGCAGGTGCCCACCCGACGCGCGCGGGCGCTGCGGCGCCAGCTGCGCTTTGCCGCGACGCTCGTGGGGGCCCACATGCACGCGGAGACGGCCACGGCCCGTGCCGATTCGACGGTGTCCGAGGCAATCGCGCTGGTGCGGGCGACGCCGGGTCCGGTGCAGGTCCATGTGGTGGACGAGCGCGAACGCCCGGTAGGCGTCGTCCCGCTGGCGGCACTGCTCGCCAGCGCCGGGGAGCGGTCGATCGATGCCCTGGTGGACCGTGACTGCCCACCTCTGGCGGCGGATCTGCCGCTCACGCAGGTCGATCCCGTGGAAGGCTGGGAAGGCTGGCCCGAGCGTCCGGTCGTGGACAGCGCCCGGCGTCTCGTTGGGTGTATCACCCTGGCCCGGATCCTGGCGGCGCGCCGGGAACCCGTGGCGGAAATCTCGGCGGGAGCGGGACCCGGTGGCGTGCTGGTGCATGCGTATGCGGCTGCCGCACGTGGCCTGGGACATACGCTCGCGGGACTGGTCGCGGGTCGGGGAGGCCGTCATGGACCGTATTGA